The stretch of DNA CAGCGTTGGGGAAAAATCGACCAACTTGCCGGCCAGGGAAGTTAGCTGCGCATCGGTTACAAGCACCTTGCTTTTGGCGTCGATGACGGCGATGACCACGGTGATGGCGGCGACATCCTGCAGGCCGTTGACGGAGGCATGGTTTGGGATTCCGGCGCCGCTGTTCAGGCTTGGGTCATACCAGGGTGTGTCGCTCAAAATGGAGGGATAGTTTGTGCCCCCCACGGTTTGGCCCCTGAGCACGTAGTAATATTCCATCCGGAAAACCTGGGGCCCGATCAATTCATAGTTGTTGGCATCCGTTGTCGTGGCGTCCGTCGCGGGCCGCCAGTTTTGGTAAATTGCATTATTAAATGTGTCTGTTGTCACCGCATACGGGATGCCACTAATACTTGCTGTCGAAAACATCACCTGCGAGTAGGAGCTGGAAACGCCGTTCCAGGCCAGTCCGTAGCCGTATCTTTCCAGTTTATTATAAGAGGCGCTGCTGTTTTTGCTGTTGACCCGGTAGCCCACCAGCGAAACCAGAGTTTGGGAATTGGTGGTGGTGGTGCCGGTGGCGTTCAAATAACCCGGTACCTGGCTGTAAAAGGCAAGCTGGTCGTTGCCGGGTTGCAGTTGATTGTTGCCGTATGGGTCGTTTGTGGAGGATTTGAGGTAGTAATCCACGTCAGGTCGCTTGACGATCTGTGAGAAATCGATGGCCATCCGGTTGAATACGGCCTGGGCCTGGGAATCCGCGTCCATGTGTTTGTTGCCCAAGCCTGTCACCGTCGAGGCGCTGCTGAAAAGCTGGGCGATCAGCGCCATGAGCAGCACCAGGACCGACATGGAAACGAGCAGCTCAATCAGGGTGAATCCGCTGCGGCATGGGCGCGGATGGGAAAAG from Candidatus Methylacidiphilales bacterium encodes:
- a CDS encoding prepilin-type N-terminal cleavage/methylation domain-containing protein, with protein sequence MEAACANLQNGSRFSFAPLRLPARDGCRSCIKLRFSHPRPCRSGFTLIELLVSMSVLVLLMALIAQLFSSASTVTGLGNKHMDADSQAQAVFNRMAIDFSQIVKRPDVDYYLKSSTNDPYGNNQLQPGNDQLAFYSQVPGYLNATGTTTTNSQTLVSLVGYRVNSKNSSASYNKLERYGYGLAWNGVSSSYSQVMFSTASISGIPYAVTTDTFNNAIYQNWRPATDATTTDANNYELIGPQVFRMEYYYVLRGQTVGGTNYPSILSDTPWYDPSLNSGAGIPNHASVNGLQDVAAITVVIAVIDAKSKVLVTDAQLTSLAGKLVDFSPTLAPLQNGLTQPGNLEASWQTAIDNSPTTLQIPRVAAEAIRVYSRTFYLSGNSTPNP